The following proteins are co-located in the Vigna angularis cultivar LongXiaoDou No.4 chromosome 2, ASM1680809v1, whole genome shotgun sequence genome:
- the LOC108328442 gene encoding microtubule-destabilizing protein 60, translated as MEKASTKSALKFVKNTSQSAAQWSSTNSRGMASRRSPPKESNMASRRSPPKESTLAPPKSPPRSPPKENTKPQEFKLHTQERAVKRAMFNYAVTTKFYIMELQKKQEERLQKLIEEEEVRLLRKEMVPRAQLMPYFDKPFFPQRSSSRSVPRESCLHMMSSKCWSCSVGNEIYSLHHYGHQALKPIK; from the exons ATGGAGAAAGCAAGCACTAAATCTGCTTTGAAG TTTGTGAAGAACACTTCTCAGTCTGCAGCTCAATGGAGCAGTACTAATTCTAGAGGAATG GCTTCAAGAAGGTCACCACCCAAAGAAAGTAACATg GCTTCAAGAAGGTCTCCACCCAAAGAAAGCACATTG GCTCCACCAAAGTCTCCACCAAGGTCTCCACCCAAAGAAAATACTAAGCCACAGGAATTCAAACTCCACACTCAAGAAAGAGCTGTCAAGCGTGCAATGTTCAATTATGCT GTGACAACAAAATTCTATATCATGGAGCTGCAAAAGAAACAAGAGGAGAGGCTGCAAAAG TTGATTGAAGAGGAAGAGGTTCGTTTGCTAAGGAAGGAAATGGTTCCAAGAGCTCAATTGATGCCTTATTTTGATAAACCATTCTTCCCACAAAG ATCAAGCAGCAGGAGTGTTCCAAGAGAATCGTGCCTCCACATGATGAGCAGCAAGTGCTGGAGCTGCAGCGTTGGCAATGAAATTTACAGCTTGCACCACTATGGTCACCAAGCTCTCAAACCCATCAAGTAG
- the LOC108327608 gene encoding cation/H(+) antiporter 15, whose translation MTDTIPACYNVSIVNSNQFWKTDKVLKTELPILAFQIAFVVGLSRIFSIIYKPLHQTRLISQIAVGFLLTPPLLGRFTPIFEFIFPVNGVVNVEVLSHIGLIYYAFLSGLEMNLTTILHVKRKAASIAIAGIIFPMLVAPWLYGLFRKVYGHIMMFPLEESTNKAYILWTLILTVTSFPVVAHTLSELKLLYTGLGKAALTASMIGDTYSWILFTLFVPFSINGKGAIYTVPCTIIFVVVCIFVVRPVIQWFIDRKADKDEWNDNQLLFIFMGVLACSCISDFLGAHAIVGAFVFGLSLPHGKFAEMVMSISDDFVAGFLVPLFFTGTGMKLMLIAIFFHENWPFIIMIILLLCALKILSTLFVTLFFGMRIRDGLTLGLILNNKGAMALIMLNIAWDRTIFSVPTYAVITSAVLLMTIIVSPVINAIFKPRKRFEQNKLKTIQKLRIDSELRLITCIHNTRQAANMISIIECFNAMRVSPVHVFALYLVELTGRAAALVAAHIGKPNNQPGEQNLTRSQEELESIHNAFDALGEAYDAIRVETLNVVSAYATIHEDIYHSADEKRTSLILLPFHKQLTLEGTLEVTNVVYKDINQNVMQGAPCSVGIFVDRDFGLVPKMNLHVRMVFVGGPDDREALAIAWRMVGRSGTELSVVRILLLGEAAEVDASVHDETQEILSVVIDTDKQKELDDEYINTFRLTAVNNNDLISYSEIDVHNGEDIPVVLNQIEKFGCDLYIVGQGNCRNSKVFTDLLEWCECLELGVIGDILVSNNFGSRSSVLVVQQYGYGGMLFGNNLNHKATNKGMFESVV comes from the exons ATGACGGACACAATACCAGCATGTTACAATGTGTCTATAGTTAATTCTAATCAATTTTGGAAAACTGACAAAGTCCTGAAAACAGAGCTCCCTATTTTGGCCTTTCAAATTGCTTTTGTTGTTGGGTTATCTCGTATCTTTTCCATAATCTACAAACCTTTACATCAAACTCGTCTCATTTCACAAATCGCT GTTGGTTTCCTACTAACACCACCATTACTTGGAAGATTCACACCCATTTTTGAGTTCATTTTTCCGGTAAACGGGGTTGTTAATGTCGAGGTCCTTTCACACATTGGTCTTATTTATTATGCATTCCTTAGTGGATTAGAGATGAACTTAACTACCATCCTACACGTGAAAAGGAAAGCTGCAAGCATCGCAATTGCTGGGATCATCTTTCCCATGCTCGTTGCACCATGGTTATATGGTTTGTTTAGAAAAGTTTACGGACATATTATGATGTTTCCCCTTGAGGAAAGTACAAATAAGGCTTATATACTTTGGACTTTAATTCTTACTGTTACAAGTTTTCCTGTGGTAGCACACACACTTTCTGAGCTTAAGCTCCTCTATACTGGTCTTGGAAAAGCGGCCTTAACAGCCTCCATGATTGGTGACACCTATAGTTGGATTCTTTTCACTTTATTTGTTCCATTTTCAATTAATGGAAAAGGAGCTATCTACACTGTGCCATGCACGATAATCTTTGTTGTTGTGTGCATCTTTGTGGTACGTCCAGTCATTCAATGGTTTATTGATCGCAAGGCAGACAAAGATGAATGGAATGATAACCAATTGCTATTTATATTCATGGGTGTTTTAGCTTGTTCATGCATTTCAGATTTTCTCGGTGCACATGCCATTGTTGGGGCTTTTGTTTTTGGACTAAGTTTACCTCATGGGAAATTTGCTGAAATGGTTATGTCAATTTCAGATGATTTTGTTGCCGGCTTTTTAGTACCCCTATTCTTTACTGGGACTGGGATGAAACTTATGCTGATTGCAATTTTCTTCCATGAAAATTGGCCctttataattatgattatattattgttatgtGCTCTAAAGATTTTAAGCACTTTATTTGTTACTTTATTCTTCGGTATGCGTATCCGAGATGGTTTGACTTTGGGCTTGATTTTGAACAATAAAGGCGCCATGGCATTAATAATGCTGAACATTGCTTGGGATAGAACG ATATTTTCTGTACCTACCTATGCTGTTATAACTTCTGCTGTTCTTCTAATGACCATAATTGTGTCTCCCGTCATCAATgccattttcaaaccaagaaAGAGATTTGAACAAAACAAGTTAAAGACCATACAAAAACTAAGGATTGATTCAGAGCTTCGACTTATAACATGTATTCATAATACTCGCCAAGCTGCAAACATGATTAGCATAATTGAATGTTTTAATGCCATGAGAGTTTCCCCTGTGCATGTTTTTGCCTTGTACCTTGTTGAACTTACTGGACGTGCTGCTGCCCTAGTTGCTGCACATATAGGGAAGCCTAACAACCAACCTGGAGAACAAAACTTAACCAGGTCTCAAGAAGAGTTAGAAAGCATTCACAATGCATTTGATGCTCTTGGAGAGGCATATGACGCTATTAGAGTTGAGACCTTAAATGTGGTGTCAGCATATGCAACTATTCATGAGGACATATACCACTCAGCAGATGAGAAACGCACAAGCTtaattcttcttccatttcacaAACAATTAACTTTAGAAGGTACTTTAGAAGTAACCAATGTTGTATACAAAGATATAAACCAAAATGTAATGCAAGGTGCTCCCTGCTCTGTGGGAATATTTGTTGACCGTGATTTTGGGTTAGTTCCTAAAATGAACCTTCATGTTCGCATGGTCTTTGTTGGTGGTCCTGATGATCGTGAAGCCTTGGCCATTGCATGGAGGATGGTAGGACGTTCAGGAACAGAACTCTCAGTGGTTCGAATACTTCTATTAGGTGAAGCAGCAGAAGTAGATGCCTCTGTTCATGATGAAACACAAGAGATATTATCTGTAGTTATAGACACAGATAAGCAAAAGGAGTTAGATGATGAATATATAAACACATTCAGACTTACAGCAGTTAACAATAATGATTTAATATCTTACTCAGAGATTGATGTTCATAATGGTGAAGATATTCCTGTGGTCCTCAATCAGATAGAAAAATTTGGTTGTGATCTTTACATAGTTGGACAAGGGAATTGTAGGAACTCTAAGGTATTCACAGATTTGCTAGAGTGGTGTGAGTGCTTGGAACTTGGAGTCATAGGAGACATTTTGGTGTCAAATAATTTTGGTTCACGCTCGTCTGTGCTAGTTGTTCAACAATATGGATATGGAGGAATGCTTTTTGGAAATAATCTAAACCATAAGGCCACTAACAAAGGCATGTTTGAATCTGTTGTTTGA
- the LOC108328323 gene encoding uncharacterized protein LOC108328323 isoform X4 — protein MNVVYKRNLMLSTTTLNTLSSHCLASMELDIGVTHSDLSLESWFAAETSTGYLEDVIAGWGIWCKQHNLPSYSQDQKKTQYLVDQKDLFPAFSSTAQILHDNNNVSTMKLPSLQNDKHGAAMKHDSAQGSYPSRESDESDASVIRGHQKKIAYPFELVKPGGVEGETTLKDINHQMLMSPSKPIPHPVGDSLTHSCISNRAFGISGKAVAALTRIQTQGRGSITIIRTKG, from the exons ATGAATGTTGTATACAAGAGGAACTTGATGCTGAGTACTACCACCCTCAATACTTTGTCTTCTCACTGCCTTGCCTCCATGGAATTGGACATTGGAGTCACTCACTCAGATCTGAGTCTTG AGTCCTGGTTTGCAGCTGAAACTTCAACTGGGTACCTTGAAGATGTTATTGCAGGTTGGGGTATTTGGTGCAAGCAGCACAACTTACCATCCTACTCTCAAGATCAAAAG AAAACCCAATATTTGGTTGATCAGAAAGACTTGTTTCCAGCATTCTCTTCAACAGCTCAAATCCTCCATG ACAATAACAACGTCAGCACTATGAAGCTACCATCATTGCAAAATGATAAACATGGAGCTGCAATGAAGCATGATTCTGCTCAGGGGAGCTATCCATCTAGAGAGTCAGATGAAAGTGATGCTTCTGTCATAA GGGGTCACCAGAAGAAAATAGCTTATCCATTTGAGTTGGTGAAGCCAGGAGGAGTTGAAGGGGAAACGACCCTGAAAGATATAAATCACCAGATGCTGATGAGTCCATCAAAGCCAATTCCACACCCTGTGGGAGACTCTCTCACTCATTCATGCATTTCAAATCGTGCCTTTGGTATTTCAGGTAAAGCAGTGGCAGCCCTTACAAGGATTCAAACTCAGGGTAGAGGATCTATCACCATTATCAGAACCAAAGGTTGA
- the LOC108328323 gene encoding uncharacterized protein LOC108328323 isoform X2, producing the protein MNVVYKRNLMLSTTTLNTLSSHCLASMELDIGVTHSDLSLESWFAAETSTGYLEDVIAGWGIWCKQHNLPSYSQDQKVNYKTQYLVDQKDLFPAFSSTAQILHDNNNVSTMKLPSLQNDKHGAAMKHDSAQGSYPSRESDESDASVIRGHQKKIAYPFELVKPGGVEGETTLKDINHQMLMSPSKPIPHPVGDSLTHSCISNRAFGISGKAVAALTRIQTQGRGSITIIRTKG; encoded by the exons ATGAATGTTGTATACAAGAGGAACTTGATGCTGAGTACTACCACCCTCAATACTTTGTCTTCTCACTGCCTTGCCTCCATGGAATTGGACATTGGAGTCACTCACTCAGATCTGAGTCTTG AGTCCTGGTTTGCAGCTGAAACTTCAACTGGGTACCTTGAAGATGTTATTGCAGGTTGGGGTATTTGGTGCAAGCAGCACAACTTACCATCCTACTCTCAAGATCAAAAGGTTAACTAT AAAACCCAATATTTGGTTGATCAGAAAGACTTGTTTCCAGCATTCTCTTCAACAGCTCAAATCCTCCATG ACAATAACAACGTCAGCACTATGAAGCTACCATCATTGCAAAATGATAAACATGGAGCTGCAATGAAGCATGATTCTGCTCAGGGGAGCTATCCATCTAGAGAGTCAGATGAAAGTGATGCTTCTGTCATAA GGGGTCACCAGAAGAAAATAGCTTATCCATTTGAGTTGGTGAAGCCAGGAGGAGTTGAAGGGGAAACGACCCTGAAAGATATAAATCACCAGATGCTGATGAGTCCATCAAAGCCAATTCCACACCCTGTGGGAGACTCTCTCACTCATTCATGCATTTCAAATCGTGCCTTTGGTATTTCAGGTAAAGCAGTGGCAGCCCTTACAAGGATTCAAACTCAGGGTAGAGGATCTATCACCATTATCAGAACCAAAGGTTGA
- the LOC108328323 gene encoding uncharacterized protein LOC108328323 isoform X3, which translates to MNVVYKRNLMLSTTTLNTLSSHCLASMELDIGVTHSDLSLAESWFAAETSTGYLEDVIAGWGIWCKQHNLPSYSQDQKKTQYLVDQKDLFPAFSSTAQILHDNNNVSTMKLPSLQNDKHGAAMKHDSAQGSYPSRESDESDASVIRGHQKKIAYPFELVKPGGVEGETTLKDINHQMLMSPSKPIPHPVGDSLTHSCISNRAFGISGKAVAALTRIQTQGRGSITIIRTKG; encoded by the exons ATGAATGTTGTATACAAGAGGAACTTGATGCTGAGTACTACCACCCTCAATACTTTGTCTTCTCACTGCCTTGCCTCCATGGAATTGGACATTGGAGTCACTCACTCAGATCTGAGTCTTG CAGAGTCCTGGTTTGCAGCTGAAACTTCAACTGGGTACCTTGAAGATGTTATTGCAGGTTGGGGTATTTGGTGCAAGCAGCACAACTTACCATCCTACTCTCAAGATCAAAAG AAAACCCAATATTTGGTTGATCAGAAAGACTTGTTTCCAGCATTCTCTTCAACAGCTCAAATCCTCCATG ACAATAACAACGTCAGCACTATGAAGCTACCATCATTGCAAAATGATAAACATGGAGCTGCAATGAAGCATGATTCTGCTCAGGGGAGCTATCCATCTAGAGAGTCAGATGAAAGTGATGCTTCTGTCATAA GGGGTCACCAGAAGAAAATAGCTTATCCATTTGAGTTGGTGAAGCCAGGAGGAGTTGAAGGGGAAACGACCCTGAAAGATATAAATCACCAGATGCTGATGAGTCCATCAAAGCCAATTCCACACCCTGTGGGAGACTCTCTCACTCATTCATGCATTTCAAATCGTGCCTTTGGTATTTCAGGTAAAGCAGTGGCAGCCCTTACAAGGATTCAAACTCAGGGTAGAGGATCTATCACCATTATCAGAACCAAAGGTTGA
- the LOC108328323 gene encoding uncharacterized protein LOC108328323 isoform X1 — protein sequence MNVVYKRNLMLSTTTLNTLSSHCLASMELDIGVTHSDLSLAESWFAAETSTGYLEDVIAGWGIWCKQHNLPSYSQDQKVNYKTQYLVDQKDLFPAFSSTAQILHDNNNVSTMKLPSLQNDKHGAAMKHDSAQGSYPSRESDESDASVIRGHQKKIAYPFELVKPGGVEGETTLKDINHQMLMSPSKPIPHPVGDSLTHSCISNRAFGISGKAVAALTRIQTQGRGSITIIRTKG from the exons ATGAATGTTGTATACAAGAGGAACTTGATGCTGAGTACTACCACCCTCAATACTTTGTCTTCTCACTGCCTTGCCTCCATGGAATTGGACATTGGAGTCACTCACTCAGATCTGAGTCTTG CAGAGTCCTGGTTTGCAGCTGAAACTTCAACTGGGTACCTTGAAGATGTTATTGCAGGTTGGGGTATTTGGTGCAAGCAGCACAACTTACCATCCTACTCTCAAGATCAAAAGGTTAACTAT AAAACCCAATATTTGGTTGATCAGAAAGACTTGTTTCCAGCATTCTCTTCAACAGCTCAAATCCTCCATG ACAATAACAACGTCAGCACTATGAAGCTACCATCATTGCAAAATGATAAACATGGAGCTGCAATGAAGCATGATTCTGCTCAGGGGAGCTATCCATCTAGAGAGTCAGATGAAAGTGATGCTTCTGTCATAA GGGGTCACCAGAAGAAAATAGCTTATCCATTTGAGTTGGTGAAGCCAGGAGGAGTTGAAGGGGAAACGACCCTGAAAGATATAAATCACCAGATGCTGATGAGTCCATCAAAGCCAATTCCACACCCTGTGGGAGACTCTCTCACTCATTCATGCATTTCAAATCGTGCCTTTGGTATTTCAGGTAAAGCAGTGGCAGCCCTTACAAGGATTCAAACTCAGGGTAGAGGATCTATCACCATTATCAGAACCAAAGGTTGA
- the LOC108328323 gene encoding uncharacterized protein LOC108328323 isoform X6, whose translation MNVVYKRNLMLSTTTLNTLSSHCLASMELDIGVTHSDLSLESWFAAETSTGYLEDVIAGWGIWCKQHNLPSYSQDQKVNYKTQYLVDQKDLFPAFSSTAQILHDNNNVSTMKLPSLQNDKHGAAMKHDSAQGSYPSRESDERGHQKKIAYPFELVKPGGVEGETTLKDINHQMLMSPSKPIPHPVGDSLTHSCISNRAFGISGKAVAALTRIQTQGRGSITIIRTKG comes from the exons ATGAATGTTGTATACAAGAGGAACTTGATGCTGAGTACTACCACCCTCAATACTTTGTCTTCTCACTGCCTTGCCTCCATGGAATTGGACATTGGAGTCACTCACTCAGATCTGAGTCTTG AGTCCTGGTTTGCAGCTGAAACTTCAACTGGGTACCTTGAAGATGTTATTGCAGGTTGGGGTATTTGGTGCAAGCAGCACAACTTACCATCCTACTCTCAAGATCAAAAGGTTAACTAT AAAACCCAATATTTGGTTGATCAGAAAGACTTGTTTCCAGCATTCTCTTCAACAGCTCAAATCCTCCATG ACAATAACAACGTCAGCACTATGAAGCTACCATCATTGCAAAATGATAAACATGGAGCTGCAATGAAGCATGATTCTGCTCAGGGGAGCTATCCATCTAGAGAGTCAGATGAAA GGGGTCACCAGAAGAAAATAGCTTATCCATTTGAGTTGGTGAAGCCAGGAGGAGTTGAAGGGGAAACGACCCTGAAAGATATAAATCACCAGATGCTGATGAGTCCATCAAAGCCAATTCCACACCCTGTGGGAGACTCTCTCACTCATTCATGCATTTCAAATCGTGCCTTTGGTATTTCAGGTAAAGCAGTGGCAGCCCTTACAAGGATTCAAACTCAGGGTAGAGGATCTATCACCATTATCAGAACCAAAGGTTGA
- the LOC108328323 gene encoding uncharacterized protein LOC108328323 isoform X7 — translation MNVVYKRNLMLSTTTLNTLSSHCLASMELDIGVTHSDLSLAESWFAAETSTGYLEDVIAGWGIWCKQHNLPSYSQDQKKTQYLVDQKDLFPAFSSTAQILHDNNNVSTMKLPSLQNDKHGAAMKHDSAQGSYPSRESDERGHQKKIAYPFELVKPGGVEGETTLKDINHQMLMSPSKPIPHPVGDSLTHSCISNRAFGISGKAVAALTRIQTQGRGSITIIRTKG, via the exons ATGAATGTTGTATACAAGAGGAACTTGATGCTGAGTACTACCACCCTCAATACTTTGTCTTCTCACTGCCTTGCCTCCATGGAATTGGACATTGGAGTCACTCACTCAGATCTGAGTCTTG CAGAGTCCTGGTTTGCAGCTGAAACTTCAACTGGGTACCTTGAAGATGTTATTGCAGGTTGGGGTATTTGGTGCAAGCAGCACAACTTACCATCCTACTCTCAAGATCAAAAG AAAACCCAATATTTGGTTGATCAGAAAGACTTGTTTCCAGCATTCTCTTCAACAGCTCAAATCCTCCATG ACAATAACAACGTCAGCACTATGAAGCTACCATCATTGCAAAATGATAAACATGGAGCTGCAATGAAGCATGATTCTGCTCAGGGGAGCTATCCATCTAGAGAGTCAGATGAAA GGGGTCACCAGAAGAAAATAGCTTATCCATTTGAGTTGGTGAAGCCAGGAGGAGTTGAAGGGGAAACGACCCTGAAAGATATAAATCACCAGATGCTGATGAGTCCATCAAAGCCAATTCCACACCCTGTGGGAGACTCTCTCACTCATTCATGCATTTCAAATCGTGCCTTTGGTATTTCAGGTAAAGCAGTGGCAGCCCTTACAAGGATTCAAACTCAGGGTAGAGGATCTATCACCATTATCAGAACCAAAGGTTGA
- the LOC108328323 gene encoding uncharacterized protein LOC108328323 isoform X5, whose product MNVVYKRNLMLSTTTLNTLSSHCLASMELDIGVTHSDLSLAESWFAAETSTGYLEDVIAGWGIWCKQHNLPSYSQDQKVNYKTQYLVDQKDLFPAFSSTAQILHDNNNVSTMKLPSLQNDKHGAAMKHDSAQGSYPSRESDERGHQKKIAYPFELVKPGGVEGETTLKDINHQMLMSPSKPIPHPVGDSLTHSCISNRAFGISGKAVAALTRIQTQGRGSITIIRTKG is encoded by the exons ATGAATGTTGTATACAAGAGGAACTTGATGCTGAGTACTACCACCCTCAATACTTTGTCTTCTCACTGCCTTGCCTCCATGGAATTGGACATTGGAGTCACTCACTCAGATCTGAGTCTTG CAGAGTCCTGGTTTGCAGCTGAAACTTCAACTGGGTACCTTGAAGATGTTATTGCAGGTTGGGGTATTTGGTGCAAGCAGCACAACTTACCATCCTACTCTCAAGATCAAAAGGTTAACTAT AAAACCCAATATTTGGTTGATCAGAAAGACTTGTTTCCAGCATTCTCTTCAACAGCTCAAATCCTCCATG ACAATAACAACGTCAGCACTATGAAGCTACCATCATTGCAAAATGATAAACATGGAGCTGCAATGAAGCATGATTCTGCTCAGGGGAGCTATCCATCTAGAGAGTCAGATGAAA GGGGTCACCAGAAGAAAATAGCTTATCCATTTGAGTTGGTGAAGCCAGGAGGAGTTGAAGGGGAAACGACCCTGAAAGATATAAATCACCAGATGCTGATGAGTCCATCAAAGCCAATTCCACACCCTGTGGGAGACTCTCTCACTCATTCATGCATTTCAAATCGTGCCTTTGGTATTTCAGGTAAAGCAGTGGCAGCCCTTACAAGGATTCAAACTCAGGGTAGAGGATCTATCACCATTATCAGAACCAAAGGTTGA